CGACCGAGGCGATAGCGGCCTATGAGTCCGTGGTCGACGAGGTCGACCTCGAGTCGATCGCAGCGCGCGAGCGCGTCACGCGCCACGACGTGAAAGCCCGCATCGAGGAGTTCTCCGACCTTGCCGGCCACGAGTACGCACACACCGGGATGACATCGCGCGATCTCACCGAGAACGTCGAGCAGTTGCAGGTGCGCCGGTCCCTGGAGATGATGCGTGACCGTTCGGTGGCGGCACTCGTGCGCCTGGCGGATCTTGCGGTCGAACATGGAGAAACCGTCGTGGTCGGTCGCAGCCACAACGTGGCCGCCCAGGCCACGACGCTCGGCAAGCGCTTCGCCAACGCCGGCCAGGAGCTGCTGGTCGCTCATCGAGCGCTCCAGGGCCTGATCGACACGTACCCGCTGCGCGGCCTGAAGGGGCCGGTGGGCACACAGCAGGACCAGCTCGACCTGCTCGACGGTGATGTCGATGCAGTCGAGCGGCTGGAGGCGGCTGTCGCCCGACACCTCGGGTTCGCCAACGTGCTCGGCAGCGTTGGTCAGGTATACCCGCGCTCGATGGACCTGCAGGTGGTGTCGGCGCTGGTGCACCTGGTGGCGGGGCCGGCCTCACTGGCCACCACGATCCGGTTGATGGCCGGCAACGAGTTGGTCACCGAGGGGTTCCGCGAGGGTCAGGTGGGGTCGTCCGCGATGCCCCACAAGATGAACTCGCGCAGTTGCGAGCGGATCTCGGGATTCCGCGTGATCCTCGATGGCCACCTCACCATGGCTGCGGGCATGGCAGGCGAGCAGTGGAACGAGGGCGACGTGTCGTGTTCGGTGGTTCGACGGGTCCTGCTGCCCGACGCGTTCTTCGCCGCCGACGGCGTGTTCCAGACGCTGCTGGACGTGCTCGGGGGTTTCGGTTCATACCCGGCCGTGATCGACCGCGAGCTGCGGCGCTACCTGCCGTTCCTCGCGACCACGAGCGTTCTCATGGCAGCTGTTCGAAACGGCGTGGGTCGCGAGGCCGCGCACGAAGCCATCAAGGAGAACGCGGTGGCCGTTGCGCTCGACATGCGTGAGCACGGCACCGAGGTGAACGATCTCGTTGAGCGCCTGGCCGCCGATCCCCGCCTCGGTCTCGACCAGCAAACGCTTCGGGAGGCGATCGGGGATCCGGTGCGATTCGTGGGTCGTGCCCCCGCGCAGGTCGCCGCCTTCGCGTCGGAGGTGGCAGGTATCGCCGCCGAGTTCCCCGAGGCCGCTGCGTACGAGGCGGGCGACATTCTGTGAGCACGCTGGCTGCCACACCTCCGCTGGACCTGGAGCACCTGCACCGGGGGAAGGTCCGGGACCTGTTCGATGCCGGCGACGGCCGGATCCTCATGGTGGCGAGCGACCGGCTGAGCGCGTTCGATGTGGTCATGGCGGAGCCCGTGCCCGACAAGGGCAGGGTGCTCACTGCCATGTCGTCGTTCTGGTTCGACGAGCTGTCCGATGTGATCGGCAACCATCTGGTGTCGACCGACCTCGCGGCCCTGCCCGAGCCGGCACGCCTCGACGAGTTGGCCGGGCGCGTGATGCTGTGCCGACGGGCGCGGATGCTGCCGATCGAGTGCATCGTGCGCGGCTACGTGGCCGGCTCGGCTTGGAAGGAGTACAGCCGCAACGGCACGATCCACCACATGGAGGCGCCCGCCGGCCTCACGGAGGCCGAGCGCCTGCCCTCGCCGATGTTCACACCGTCGACCAAGGCCGAAGTCGGCGACCACGACGAGAACATCGCATTTGATGTCGCCGTCGAGATGGTGGGCGGCGATGTGGCCGAAGCCGCCCGGGAGTTGAGCCTGGCCATGTTCGAGCGTGCTTCCGCCCGGGCAGAAGCAGCGGGCTTCCTGCTGGCCGACACCAAGTTCGAGCTCGGCTTCGTCACCGA
This portion of the Actinomycetes bacterium genome encodes:
- a CDS encoding adenylosuccinate lyase, whose translation is MIPCPPIGVRWRVLEGFGSLRRTRRVATEAAPVAGLGENGCVSEPGPVPNVLANRYASVEMTQLWSPDHKVVLERRLWLAVMRAQAELGVDIPTEAIAAYESVVDEVDLESIAARERVTRHDVKARIEEFSDLAGHEYAHTGMTSRDLTENVEQLQVRRSLEMMRDRSVAALVRLADLAVEHGETVVVGRSHNVAAQATTLGKRFANAGQELLVAHRALQGLIDTYPLRGLKGPVGTQQDQLDLLDGDVDAVERLEAAVARHLGFANVLGSVGQVYPRSMDLQVVSALVHLVAGPASLATTIRLMAGNELVTEGFREGQVGSSAMPHKMNSRSCERISGFRVILDGHLTMAAGMAGEQWNEGDVSCSVVRRVLLPDAFFAADGVFQTLLDVLGGFGSYPAVIDRELRRYLPFLATTSVLMAAVRNGVGREAAHEAIKENAVAVALDMREHGTEVNDLVERLAADPRLGLDQQTLREAIGDPVRFVGRAPAQVAAFASEVAGIAAEFPEAAAYEAGDIL
- a CDS encoding phosphoribosylaminoimidazolesuccinocarboxamide synthase; this encodes MEHLHRGKVRDLFDAGDGRILMVASDRLSAFDVVMAEPVPDKGRVLTAMSSFWFDELSDVIGNHLVSTDLAALPEPARLDELAGRVMLCRRARMLPIECIVRGYVAGSAWKEYSRNGTIHHMEAPAGLTEAERLPSPMFTPSTKAEVGDHDENIAFDVAVEMVGGDVAEAARELSLAMFERASARAEAAGFLLADTKFELGFVTDESGADQLVVADEVLTPDSSRFWAAADWSPGSTPHGFDKQPVRDFLDGLEWDKTPPPPALPAEVVDATAQRYRDAYEQICGLSLHDWPGA